One genomic window of Hymenobacter sp. J193 includes the following:
- a CDS encoding RNA polymerase sigma factor, with product MEDQEILIKFRDPASRNVAFNQLVRKYQSKVYWHVRKMVVDHDDADDLVQDTFVKVWNHLESFRQDASLYTWIYRIATNECLSFLQSKRRRFFLPLNDVGAELAQKLEADEQLAGDEVELKLQKAILRLPDKQRLVFNLRYYDEMPYEQMAEVTGTSVGALKASYHHAVKKVEQYVTQHSLTN from the coding sequence TTGGAAGATCAGGAAATCCTCATCAAGTTTCGTGACCCGGCCTCCCGCAACGTGGCCTTCAACCAGCTGGTGCGCAAGTACCAGAGCAAGGTGTACTGGCACGTGCGCAAGATGGTGGTCGACCACGACGATGCCGATGACCTGGTGCAGGATACCTTCGTGAAGGTGTGGAACCACCTGGAAAGCTTCCGCCAGGATGCCTCCCTCTATACCTGGATTTACCGCATTGCCACCAACGAGTGCCTGAGCTTTCTGCAAAGCAAGCGGCGCCGGTTTTTCCTGCCCCTCAACGACGTGGGCGCCGAGCTGGCACAAAAGCTGGAAGCCGACGAGCAGTTGGCCGGCGACGAAGTAGAGCTGAAGCTGCAGAAAGCCATCCTGCGCCTGCCCGACAAGCAGCGCCTGGTGTTCAACCTGCGCTATTACGACGAAATGCCCTACGAGCAGATGGCCGAGGTAACGGGCACGTCCGTAGGCGCGCTCAAGGCCTCTTACCACCACGCCGTCAAAAAAGTAGAGCAGTACGTGACCCAGCATTCCCTGACCAATTAA
- a CDS encoding aspartate aminotransferase family protein → MLTPRQLFLRHQAQTSDFPLLLEIERAEGVYMYGPEGRRYLDLISGIGVSNVGHRHPRVIEAIQRQLDKYLHLMVYGELVQAPPAELAHALHQTLPPRLDSVYFTNSGTEAVEGALKLAKRHTGRTGLVSCHRAYHGSTQGALSVTGSEDFKRSYRPLLPDVQHIEFNSLADLQLITRHTAAVIVETVQGEAGVRVPETGYLTALRQRCTEVGALLILDEIQCGFGRTGTFWAFEQFGIEPDILLTAKGMGGGMPIGAFIAPQEIMAGFKSDPILGHLTTFGGHPVSCAAALATLRVIQEENLLADVTEKAARFRRLLRHPAIQAVRGCGLLIAVEFESFAVLKPIIDRALAHEGILTDWFLFCDNSLRLAPPLTITHEEIDEACAALLRAVAFVTDQE, encoded by the coding sequence ATGCTTACGCCCCGCCAGCTGTTCCTGCGCCATCAGGCCCAAACCTCCGATTTCCCATTGCTGCTTGAAATTGAGCGGGCCGAAGGCGTGTATATGTACGGGCCCGAGGGCCGCCGCTACCTCGATTTGATTTCGGGCATTGGAGTGAGCAACGTGGGGCACCGGCATCCGCGCGTTATCGAAGCCATTCAGCGGCAGCTCGATAAGTACCTGCACCTGATGGTGTACGGAGAGTTGGTGCAGGCCCCACCGGCCGAGCTGGCCCACGCCCTGCACCAAACTCTCCCGCCCCGCCTCGATTCCGTGTACTTCACCAACTCCGGCACCGAGGCCGTGGAAGGTGCCCTTAAGCTGGCCAAGCGCCACACCGGCCGCACCGGGCTGGTCAGCTGCCACCGGGCCTATCACGGCTCCACCCAGGGCGCGCTTTCCGTCACGGGCTCCGAGGATTTCAAGCGCAGCTACCGCCCCCTGCTGCCCGACGTGCAGCACATTGAATTCAACTCCCTGGCTGATCTGCAGCTGATTACCCGGCACACCGCCGCCGTGATTGTAGAAACGGTGCAAGGCGAAGCGGGCGTGCGGGTACCGGAAACCGGTTACCTGACGGCGCTGCGGCAGCGCTGCACCGAGGTAGGCGCCCTACTGATTCTGGATGAAATTCAGTGCGGTTTCGGGCGCACGGGCACCTTCTGGGCTTTCGAGCAGTTCGGCATCGAGCCCGATATTCTGCTCACGGCCAAAGGCATGGGCGGCGGCATGCCCATCGGGGCGTTTATCGCACCTCAGGAAATTATGGCAGGCTTTAAGTCGGACCCGATTCTGGGGCACCTGACTACGTTTGGCGGGCATCCGGTATCCTGCGCGGCGGCGCTGGCCACGCTGCGCGTCATTCAGGAAGAAAACCTGCTGGCGGACGTCACGGAAAAAGCCGCCCGGTTCCGGCGGCTTTTGCGGCACCCAGCCATCCAGGCGGTGCGCGGGTGCGGACTGCTGATAGCCGTGGAGTTCGAGTCTTTCGCAGTGCTGAAGCCCATCATCGACCGGGCGCTGGCCCACGAAGGCATCCTCACCGACTGGTTCCTGTTCTGCGACAATTCCCTGCGGCTAGCCCCTCCACTTACCATCACCCACGAGGAAATAGATGAAGCCTGCGCCGCGCTGCTGCGCGCCGTAGCATTTGTCACGGACCAAGAGTAG
- a CDS encoding TerB family tellurite resistance protein → MANLVALAKADGHIDEREMNFIVAVGKKNGVRADDVRNLVAHAHDRTMLVPDNDSERFDQIFDLVDMMLADGVVDDNEMDFCIDMAEKLGFRKAIVGVLVRKISLGVKDGLPRERIKEESQSFLNYNEGLGPH, encoded by the coding sequence TTGGCTAACCTGGTCGCGCTGGCCAAAGCTGATGGTCACATCGATGAGCGCGAAATGAATTTCATAGTGGCAGTGGGCAAAAAGAACGGCGTACGCGCCGACGATGTGCGTAATCTGGTGGCTCACGCCCACGACCGCACTATGCTCGTGCCCGATAACGACTCCGAGCGGTTCGACCAGATCTTTGACCTGGTGGACATGATGCTGGCCGACGGCGTGGTAGACGACAACGAAATGGACTTCTGCATTGATATGGCCGAGAAGCTGGGCTTCCGCAAAGCCATTGTGGGCGTGCTGGTGCGCAAAATCTCCCTGGGCGTGAAGGATGGCCTGCCCCGCGAAAGAATCAAAGAAGAGTCGCAGAGCTTCCTGAACTACAACGAAGGCCTGGGCCCTCACTAA
- the pfkA gene encoding 6-phosphofructokinase, which produces MKRIGVFTSGGDSPGMNACIRAVVRTAVYHGIEVYGIMRGYSGMIKGEFVRLDSASVSNTIQKGGTILKSARSQKFQTKEGRQQAFDQLVNNGIEGLVAIGGNGTFTGATLFEEEFGIPTVGAPGTIDNDLYGTDYTIGYDTAVNTALEAIDKIRDTADSHDRCFFVEVMGRDSGYIAIPCAIGGGAEIVMVPETKLSTEAVIDSLRSSWDRSKTSFIVIVAEGDEEGNAHAVAKQVKEAIPQLDTRVTIIGHIQRGGAPSAADRMLASQIGIAAVEGLMNGMRNVMAGIVDRKLVYTPFKDTIYKKKLINQSFMRMVDILSV; this is translated from the coding sequence ATGAAACGAATAGGAGTTTTTACCAGCGGCGGCGACTCGCCGGGCATGAACGCCTGCATCCGCGCCGTGGTTCGCACGGCCGTTTATCACGGAATTGAAGTGTATGGCATCATGCGCGGCTACAGCGGCATGATCAAGGGCGAGTTTGTGCGCCTAGACTCGGCCTCCGTGTCCAACACCATCCAGAAGGGCGGCACTATCCTTAAATCGGCCCGCTCGCAGAAGTTCCAAACCAAAGAAGGCCGCCAGCAGGCGTTCGACCAGCTCGTGAACAACGGCATCGAAGGACTGGTGGCCATTGGCGGCAACGGTACCTTCACCGGCGCTACCCTGTTTGAGGAAGAGTTCGGCATTCCGACAGTAGGCGCCCCCGGTACCATCGACAACGACCTGTACGGCACCGACTACACCATTGGCTACGATACGGCGGTGAATACGGCCTTGGAGGCCATCGACAAAATCCGCGACACGGCTGACTCGCACGACCGGTGCTTTTTCGTGGAAGTAATGGGCCGAGACTCGGGCTACATTGCCATTCCGTGCGCTATTGGCGGCGGGGCTGAAATTGTGATGGTGCCCGAAACCAAGCTTTCCACCGAAGCCGTCATCGACAGCCTGCGCTCCAGCTGGGACCGGTCTAAAACGTCGTTTATCGTTATCGTGGCCGAGGGGGACGAGGAAGGCAACGCCCACGCCGTGGCCAAGCAGGTGAAGGAGGCCATTCCGCAGCTTGATACCCGCGTTACCATTATCGGGCACATTCAGCGCGGTGGAGCCCCTTCCGCCGCCGACCGAATGCTGGCCTCGCAGATCGGCATTGCTGCCGTGGAAGGCCTTATGAACGGCATGCGCAACGTAATGGCTGGCATCGTAGACCGCAAGCTGGTGTATACGCCCTTCAAAGACACCATCTATAAGAAGAAGCTCATCAACCAGAGCTTCATGCGCATGGTGGACATCCTGAGCGTCTAG
- the miaA gene encoding tRNA (adenosine(37)-N6)-dimethylallyltransferase MiaA — protein MQLHSLISSAEPTLLVITGPTAVGKTDLCVRLAQELRTEIVSADSRQFFRELTIGTAKPTPAEMQGVPHHFINSHSIAEEYNAGRFEQDALALLADLFTRHSVVILTGGSGLYLQAVTEGFDVLPAVAPEVRAQLHEELATEGLTPLVAELARLDPVTHARIDQQNHQRVLRALEICRGTGQPFSSFHGTRSAEPRPFRLVKIALTREREELYQRIDQRMDLMLGQGLEAEARALYPYRHHNALQTVGYQELFGYFEGQYDYAEAVRLLKRNSRRYAKRQLTWLRRDPQYQWLHPAEVKL, from the coding sequence GTGCAGCTGCATTCCCTGATTTCCTCCGCCGAGCCAACATTGCTGGTCATCACCGGGCCTACTGCCGTGGGCAAAACCGACCTATGCGTGCGGCTGGCACAGGAGCTTCGTACCGAAATCGTGTCGGCCGACTCGCGGCAGTTTTTCCGGGAGTTAACCATTGGCACGGCCAAGCCCACGCCCGCGGAAATGCAAGGCGTACCGCACCACTTCATCAACTCCCATAGCATTGCCGAGGAGTACAATGCCGGCCGCTTCGAGCAGGACGCGCTGGCTTTGCTGGCTGACTTATTCACGCGCCATTCCGTGGTGATTCTGACAGGCGGCTCGGGCCTGTATCTGCAGGCCGTCACGGAAGGATTTGATGTGCTGCCAGCCGTGGCGCCCGAGGTGCGGGCGCAGCTGCACGAGGAATTAGCCACCGAAGGCCTCACTCCGCTGGTAGCCGAGCTGGCCCGCCTCGACCCCGTTACGCACGCCCGCATCGACCAGCAGAACCACCAGCGCGTGCTGCGGGCCCTGGAAATCTGCCGGGGAACGGGGCAGCCGTTCAGCTCGTTTCACGGTACCAGATCGGCGGAGCCCCGGCCGTTTCGGCTAGTAAAAATTGCCCTCACCCGGGAGCGGGAGGAGCTGTACCAGCGCATCGACCAGCGCATGGACCTGATGTTAGGCCAGGGCCTGGAGGCCGAAGCCCGCGCCCTGTACCCGTACCGCCACCACAACGCCCTGCAGACCGTGGGCTACCAGGAGCTGTTCGGCTACTTCGAGGGGCAATACGATTACGCCGAGGCCGTGCGCCTGCTCAAGCGCAACTCCCGCCGCTACGCTAAGCGCCAGCTTACCTGGCTTCGCCGCGACCCGCAGTACCAGTGGCTGCACCCGGCGGAGGTGAAATTGTGA
- a CDS encoding glycosyltransferase, with product MPRLLFTVTTDLNYDQRMQRICGSLAQRGYAVLLVGRELPQSLPLTPQPYAQHRLRCWFHKGKLFYLEFTLRLLAYLLTQRAAAWCAIDLDTALPVWLRARLGGQPFVYDAHELFTELPEVVRRPAVQWVWRRVEAFIVPRARLAYTVGPALARLFEQRYNRPFEVIRNISRLVEEADIAPVSAPENPFILYQGALNEGRGLEALLDAMPQVRGRLVLCGEGNLSQELRARAERLGLLASGQVAFRGYVLPAELRRLTRQATVGVMLLENLGLSYYYSLANKFFDYLHAGVPQVVVDFPEYRALNEQYDVADLITDLEPATLAAALNRLLPGGDAAHYQTLAHNCRQARRELSWQHEETRLLALFAALAPLGAPAATTVAAVIS from the coding sequence ATGCCCCGCCTGCTTTTTACCGTCACCACCGACCTGAACTACGACCAGCGGATGCAGCGCATCTGCGGCTCTTTGGCGCAGCGCGGGTACGCCGTGCTACTGGTGGGACGGGAGCTGCCGCAGTCGTTGCCGCTCACACCGCAGCCTTACGCCCAGCACCGGCTGCGCTGCTGGTTTCACAAAGGCAAGCTGTTTTACCTGGAGTTTACGCTGCGGCTGCTAGCCTACCTGCTCACGCAGCGGGCCGCCGCCTGGTGTGCCATCGACCTGGATACGGCCCTGCCCGTGTGGCTGCGGGCGCGGCTAGGCGGGCAGCCGTTCGTGTACGATGCCCACGAGTTGTTTACGGAGTTGCCGGAAGTGGTGCGCCGCCCGGCCGTGCAGTGGGTATGGCGCCGCGTGGAGGCATTCATCGTGCCCCGAGCGCGGCTGGCGTATACAGTGGGGCCAGCGCTGGCCCGGCTGTTTGAGCAGCGCTACAACCGTCCTTTCGAAGTTATCCGCAATATCAGCCGCCTCGTCGAAGAGGCTGATATTGCCCCTGTTTCTGCCCCTGAAAACCCGTTTATTCTATATCAGGGAGCCTTAAATGAAGGTCGAGGACTGGAAGCCCTGCTGGATGCTATGCCGCAGGTTCGTGGCCGGCTGGTGCTCTGCGGGGAGGGCAACCTGTCGCAGGAGCTGCGGGCGCGGGCGGAGCGACTAGGATTGCTCGCCAGCGGGCAGGTGGCGTTTCGCGGGTACGTGCTGCCGGCCGAGCTGCGCCGGCTTACCCGGCAGGCCACGGTGGGCGTGATGCTGCTCGAAAACCTGGGGCTAAGCTATTACTATTCCCTGGCCAACAAATTCTTCGACTACCTGCACGCCGGCGTGCCCCAGGTAGTGGTGGACTTCCCCGAGTACCGCGCCCTCAATGAGCAGTACGACGTGGCCGACCTGATAACTGACCTGGAGCCGGCCACGCTGGCGGCGGCTCTCAACCGCCTCCTGCCCGGTGGCGACGCGGCCCACTACCAGACCCTGGCTCATAACTGCCGCCAGGCCCGCCGGGAGCTGAGCTGGCAGCACGAAGAAACCCGGCTGCTGGCACTGTTCGCCGCATTGGCGCCGCTGGGTGCTCCCGCAGCCACAACAGTGGCCGCTGTTATTTCCTGA
- a CDS encoding PAS domain-containing protein has translation MATRPTSPALAASPTAQEPLYQALFDGAYDAILLYDEQATLVDCNRTALTLLGTTRPVLLSSGLTGFMADHNEAAENGWASPEQLRLAILAAAQTGQQAARSWRGHRADHTSLTARATLHRIELPTGLRVQLTLRREEAEALSASPTQPAELLEQGRAQLRDLLSRSGLSYVLVDLEARVVDVNEYFLEYTEYRREEVLNYCYYDLFLCPGSGHCGASPLISASVRGGCRTTTSGLFPPNRGSSEWCSGTPSLPTMPPARLPASFW, from the coding sequence ATGGCCACCCGTCCTACGTCTCCTGCCCTGGCTGCCTCGCCAACCGCTCAGGAGCCTCTGTATCAGGCTCTTTTCGATGGAGCGTACGACGCCATCCTGCTCTATGATGAGCAGGCCACGCTGGTCGACTGCAACCGCACGGCCCTCACGCTGCTGGGTACCACGCGTCCCGTGCTGCTTTCCTCGGGCCTCACGGGCTTCATGGCGGACCACAACGAGGCGGCAGAAAACGGGTGGGCGTCGCCCGAGCAGCTGCGGCTGGCTATTCTCGCCGCGGCCCAGACCGGCCAGCAGGCTGCCCGAAGCTGGCGCGGCCACCGCGCCGACCACACTTCGCTCACAGCCCGCGCCACCCTGCACCGTATTGAGCTGCCTACCGGCCTGCGGGTTCAGCTCACGCTTCGCCGTGAGGAAGCGGAAGCACTATCGGCCTCACCAACACAGCCCGCCGAGCTCCTGGAGCAGGGCCGCGCCCAGCTGCGCGACCTGCTGAGTCGCTCGGGCCTGAGCTACGTGCTCGTAGACCTGGAGGCCCGCGTGGTGGACGTGAACGAGTACTTTCTGGAGTACACCGAGTACAGGCGGGAAGAAGTGCTGAACTATTGCTACTACGACCTTTTTCTTTGCCCGGGGAGCGGACATTGCGGCGCGAGTCCTTTGATATCAGCATCCGTACGGGGCGGCTGCAGGACTACTACGAGCGGGCTATTCCCACCAAATCGGGGCAGCAGCGAATGGTGTTCTGGCACGCCGAGTTTGCCCACGATGCCACCGGCCAGGTTACCGGCATCTTTCTGGTAG
- a CDS encoding PAS domain S-box protein — MTDRQVTARALSDNRNRLQDFLDNAHDLVQNLSVDNRFLFVNKAWKEKLGYEDEDLPDLTLADVVHPYYKAKLMYQLRNLYKGEKVNKLETVFLTKTGKPVHLIGSISCSWQGDEPVATRAILHDITERIKAERLQKVYYSIANLAISAKDLNSLYGAIHRELSKIIETNNFYISLCDDNRTQLQFAYFVDQFTQGEKTLVSRPFSSGISEYIIRTGRPQYLLREDLQNLISSGTITSFGSMPEVMLCSPLSVGDRIIGVIAVQDYQKADAYASSDIEILHFISNQVALAIERKRNEVQINKQNARLNAIFESGTHLMWSVDTQARLTSFNRNYAAYFLRRNGVYPALNVNLMQADVTMMEPPARTAFIENYRKAFQGQPRRFEVQLRDARGQESWREIYLNPIYLDDGTFEEISGIAHDITDKKSSQLELAAQEEKFRAIFESFQDVYYRTDGQGILTLLSPSVYDMLGYRPEEVVGTPIIDYYQNPADRDALLKAIMELDEVRNYEIDMRHKAGHAVSVLINARRVKDGPAGTEGIARDITELKQMQDDLRRAKDDAETSLHAKTQFLANMSHELRTPMNGIIGMIDLLHQTVSSPEQEDYVDTLRKSSDALLAILNDILDLSKIQAGKLVLNPTGIDLYYTLDKIHSLFANRAQQKDLLFTYHVSQETPRFIRTDETRLLQMLSNLTSNAIKFTPEGGVHIAVTSAQLAEEEYTLRFEVQDSGIGITEENAKLLFTNFTQLDNGATKAFGGTGLGLAISKQLAEMLGGQIGVESRLGKGSTFWFEIRCQVAHNEEEIVQQRLSSRDRSQLEIERFATVPQVLLVDDNPINQKVAERLLEKLGCRIDVAGDGFEAISRATSGTRYDLIFMDIQMPEMDGVTAMREIRRRLGAECPPVVAMTAYSMKEDAERFVQEGMDDYVSKPVKSQDLYTVLARWRPAGETPTRPLHVVPADAPAALGPELPGAVAAAAALDVDVLHQLQELGGAEFAAQLYADFEQEAGQLLEETAALLQEDHFSQILPHVHQLKGTGFTLGLNQLGEMAKKMEHDVRQGHMAQVKSDFALLQEFFRHFAETYVTLTGVN, encoded by the coding sequence ATGACCGACCGCCAGGTGACGGCCCGCGCCCTGAGCGACAACCGCAACCGCCTCCAGGACTTTCTCGACAATGCCCACGACTTGGTGCAGAACCTGAGCGTGGACAACCGCTTCCTGTTCGTGAACAAGGCCTGGAAGGAAAAGCTGGGCTACGAAGACGAAGACCTGCCCGACCTCACGCTGGCCGACGTGGTGCATCCTTATTACAAAGCCAAGCTGATGTACCAGCTGCGCAACCTGTACAAGGGCGAGAAAGTGAACAAGCTGGAAACCGTGTTTCTCACCAAAACCGGCAAGCCCGTTCACCTCATCGGCTCCATTTCCTGCTCCTGGCAGGGTGATGAGCCCGTGGCTACCCGCGCCATTCTGCACGACATCACGGAGCGCATCAAGGCGGAGCGGCTCCAGAAGGTGTACTACAGCATTGCCAACCTGGCCATCAGCGCCAAGGACCTGAACTCGCTTTACGGAGCCATTCACCGGGAGCTGAGCAAGATCATCGAAACCAACAACTTCTATATCTCGCTCTGCGACGACAACCGCACCCAGCTGCAGTTTGCCTACTTCGTGGATCAGTTCACGCAGGGCGAGAAAACGCTGGTGTCGCGGCCGTTTTCCTCAGGCATTTCCGAGTACATCATTCGCACGGGGCGGCCGCAGTATCTGCTGCGCGAAGACCTGCAGAACCTGATCAGCAGCGGCACCATTACGTCCTTTGGCTCCATGCCCGAGGTGATGCTCTGCTCCCCGCTGAGCGTGGGCGACCGGATCATCGGCGTTATTGCCGTGCAGGACTACCAGAAGGCCGACGCCTACGCTTCCTCCGACATTGAGATTCTGCACTTTATTTCCAACCAGGTGGCCCTGGCCATTGAGCGCAAGCGCAATGAGGTGCAGATCAACAAGCAGAATGCGCGCCTGAACGCCATCTTCGAGAGTGGCACCCACCTGATGTGGTCGGTAGATACGCAGGCCCGGCTGACTTCCTTCAACCGCAACTACGCGGCCTACTTCCTGCGGCGCAACGGCGTGTACCCCGCCCTGAACGTGAACCTGATGCAGGCCGACGTGACGATGATGGAGCCCCCGGCCCGCACGGCTTTCATCGAGAACTACCGCAAGGCCTTTCAGGGGCAGCCGCGCCGCTTTGAGGTGCAGCTGCGCGATGCGCGCGGGCAGGAAAGCTGGCGCGAAATCTACCTCAACCCTATTTACCTGGACGACGGCACGTTCGAGGAAATTTCGGGCATCGCGCACGACATCACCGACAAGAAAAGCTCCCAGCTGGAGCTGGCTGCCCAGGAGGAGAAGTTCCGCGCCATTTTTGAGTCGTTCCAGGATGTGTACTACCGCACCGACGGGCAGGGCATTCTCACGCTGCTGAGCCCCTCGGTGTACGATATGCTGGGCTACCGGCCTGAGGAAGTGGTGGGCACGCCCATCATCGACTATTACCAGAACCCCGCCGACCGCGACGCGCTGCTCAAAGCCATTATGGAGCTGGATGAGGTGCGTAACTACGAAATCGACATGCGCCACAAGGCGGGCCATGCGGTGAGCGTACTCATCAACGCCCGGCGCGTGAAGGATGGACCGGCCGGCACCGAGGGCATTGCGCGCGACATCACGGAGCTCAAGCAGATGCAGGACGACCTGCGACGCGCTAAGGACGATGCCGAAACCTCCCTGCACGCCAAAACGCAGTTTCTGGCCAACATGAGCCACGAGCTGCGCACGCCCATGAACGGCATCATCGGCATGATTGACCTGCTGCACCAAACGGTGTCGTCGCCGGAGCAGGAGGACTACGTAGACACCCTGCGCAAGTCCTCCGACGCGCTGCTGGCCATTCTGAACGACATTCTGGACCTCTCGAAGATTCAGGCGGGCAAGCTGGTGCTCAACCCCACCGGCATCGACCTGTACTATACTCTCGACAAGATTCATTCGCTGTTTGCCAACCGCGCCCAGCAGAAGGACCTGCTCTTCACCTACCACGTCAGCCAGGAAACGCCGCGCTTTATTCGCACCGACGAAACGCGCCTGCTCCAGATGTTGAGCAACCTCACCTCCAACGCCATCAAGTTCACGCCCGAGGGCGGCGTGCACATTGCCGTCACCTCGGCCCAACTGGCCGAGGAGGAGTACACCCTGCGCTTCGAGGTGCAGGACTCCGGCATCGGCATCACGGAGGAAAACGCCAAGCTGCTGTTCACCAACTTCACCCAGCTCGACAACGGCGCTACCAAGGCGTTTGGGGGCACGGGGCTGGGGCTGGCCATCAGCAAGCAGCTGGCCGAGATGCTGGGCGGGCAGATTGGGGTGGAGTCGCGCCTGGGCAAGGGCAGCACGTTCTGGTTTGAGATTCGCTGTCAGGTGGCCCACAACGAGGAGGAGATTGTGCAGCAGCGCCTCTCCTCCCGCGACCGGAGCCAGCTGGAGATTGAGCGGTTTGCCACCGTGCCCCAGGTGCTGCTCGTCGATGACAACCCCATCAACCAGAAAGTGGCCGAACGTCTGCTCGAAAAGCTGGGCTGCCGCATCGATGTGGCCGGCGACGGGTTTGAGGCCATCAGCCGGGCTACCAGCGGCACGCGCTACGATTTGATCTTCATGGACATTCAGATGCCGGAAATGGACGGGGTGACGGCCATGCGCGAAATCCGGCGCCGCCTGGGCGCGGAGTGCCCGCCGGTGGTGGCCATGACGGCTTATTCCATGAAGGAAGATGCGGAGCGCTTCGTGCAGGAAGGCATGGACGACTACGTGTCGAAGCCGGTGAAGTCGCAGGACTTGTACACAGTGCTGGCCCGGTGGCGGCCGGCCGGCGAAACGCCCACCCGTCCGCTGCACGTGGTGCCCGCCGATGCTCCTGCCGCACTCGGGCCCGAGTTGCCCGGGGCCGTAGCCGCCGCCGCCGCCCTGGATGTGGATGTGCTGCACCAGCTGCAGGAGCTCGGCGGGGCCGAATTTGCCGCCCAGCTTTACGCCGACTTCGAGCAGGAAGCCGGGCAGCTGCTCGAAGAAACCGCCGCCCTGCTACAGGAAGACCATTTTTCGCAGATTCTGCCCCACGTCCATCAGCTCAAGGGCACCGGCTTCACGCTTGGCCTGAACCAATTAGGCGAAATGGCCAAGAAGATGGAGCACGACGTGCGGCAGGGCCACATGGCCCAAGTAAAATCGGACTTTGCACTACTACAAGAATTTTTCCGCCATTTTGCGGAAACCTACGTTACCCTGACCGGGGTAAACTAG
- a CDS encoding response regulator, translating into MADAKTILIAEDSSVILNLTKKILELQKYKIVSAKNGGEVMKQVEAQPIDCVLMDINIPVKDGMECTREIRRHTDPRIAAIPVIAITGNANNYSMEQFREAGVTDYLPKPLDFDALVRVVKQYVG; encoded by the coding sequence ATGGCCGACGCTAAGACGATTCTGATTGCCGAAGACAGCTCCGTAATTCTGAATCTGACCAAGAAAATTCTGGAGCTTCAGAAATATAAAATCGTGTCCGCCAAAAACGGGGGCGAAGTAATGAAGCAGGTGGAAGCCCAGCCCATCGACTGCGTGCTGATGGACATCAACATTCCCGTGAAGGACGGCATGGAGTGCACCCGCGAAATCCGCCGCCACACCGACCCGCGCATTGCTGCTATTCCCGTTATTGCCATTACTGGCAACGCCAATAACTACTCCATGGAGCAGTTCCGCGAGGCCGGCGTGACGGACTATCTGCCCAAGCCTCTCGATTTCGACGCCCTTGTGCGCGTGGTGAAGCAGTACGTCGGATAA
- a CDS encoding MBL fold metallo-hydrolase: MQITFLGTGTSQGVPVIGCQCAVCRSLDYRDKRLRVSVHLQVQGKSIIIDSGPDFRQQALREYIQHLDALVFTHEHKDHTAGLDDIRAYNFRQQQDMPVYAEPRVLEQLKQEYAYIFAEHRYPGIPQVQLHPILSDTETFLVEGVPFEPIRALHYKLPVLGFRVGNFTYVTDANHLSPAALEQMRGSEVIVLNALRHEKHISHFTLQEAVDILTDLAPKRAYLTHISHQLGRHREVEATLPSFIRLAYDGLRVDL, translated from the coding sequence ATGCAGATAACCTTCCTCGGAACAGGCACATCGCAGGGCGTGCCCGTGATTGGGTGCCAGTGCGCCGTGTGCCGCTCCCTCGACTACCGCGACAAGCGGCTGCGGGTATCGGTGCATCTGCAGGTGCAAGGCAAAAGCATTATCATCGACTCGGGCCCCGATTTCCGGCAGCAGGCCCTGCGCGAGTACATCCAGCACCTCGACGCGCTGGTGTTCACCCACGAACACAAAGACCATACCGCCGGCCTCGACGATATCCGGGCCTACAACTTCCGCCAGCAGCAGGACATGCCCGTGTACGCCGAGCCCCGGGTGCTGGAGCAACTGAAGCAGGAGTACGCCTATATCTTTGCCGAGCACCGCTACCCCGGCATCCCGCAGGTGCAGTTGCACCCGATCCTGAGCGATACGGAAACGTTTCTGGTGGAAGGTGTGCCATTTGAGCCCATCCGGGCCCTGCACTACAAGCTGCCGGTGCTGGGTTTTCGCGTTGGCAATTTCACCTACGTCACGGATGCCAACCACCTTTCCCCGGCGGCGCTGGAACAGATGCGCGGCTCAGAGGTGATTGTACTCAACGCCCTGCGCCACGAAAAGCACATTTCGCACTTCACCCTGCAGGAAGCCGTGGACATCCTCACAGACCTGGCCCCTAAGCGGGCCTACCTTACCCACATCAGCCACCAGCTGGGCCGCCACCGGGAAGTCGAAGCTACTCTGCCTTCGTTTATCCGGCTGGCATACGATGGGCTGCGGGTGGATTTGTGA